One genomic window of Camelina sativa cultivar DH55 chromosome 5, Cs, whole genome shotgun sequence includes the following:
- the LOC104787068 gene encoding protein NRT1/ PTR FAMILY 6.2 isoform X1 has translation MESKGSWTVADAVDYSGRPADKSKTGGWITAALILGIEVVERLSTMGIAVNLVTYLMETMHLPSSTSANIVTDFMGTSFLLCLLGGFLADSFLGRFKTIAIFSTIQALGTGALAIATKLPELRPPTCHHGEACIPATTFQMTILYISLYLIALGTGGLKSSISGFGSDQFDEKDPKEKAQMAFFFNRFFFFISMGTLMAVTVLVYMQDEVGRSWAYGICTVSMAIAIGIFLFGTKSYRYKKSQGSPVVQIFQVIAAAFRKRKMELPQSIVYLYEDNPEGLRIEHTDQFHLLDKAAIVTEGDFEQTLDGVAIPNPWKLSSVTKVEEVKMMVRLLPIWATTIIFWTTYAQMITFSVEQASTMRRNIGNFKIPAGSLTVFFVAAILITLAVYDRAIMPFWKKWKGKPGFSSLQRIAIGLVLSTAGMAAAALVEQKRLSVAKSSTQKTLPISVFLLVPQFFLVGAGEAFIYTGQLDFFITQSPKGMKTMSTGLFLTTLSLGFFVSSFLVSVIKKVTSTSTDGGWLADNINHGRLDYFYWLLVILSGINFGVYFICALWFKPTKGKDSAEKDNGKGFSAEDC, from the exons ATG GAGAGCAAAGGGAGTTGGACGGTAGCTGATGCCGTAGACTACAGCGGCCGACCAGCAGACAAATCCAAAACCGGTGGCTGGATCACTGCAGCTCTCATTCTTG GAATTGAGGTTGTGGAGAGGCTATCAACCATGGGAATAGCGGTGAATTTGGTAACATATTTGATGGAGACAATGCATCTCCCAAGTTCAACTTCTGCCAACATTGTCACTGACTTCATGGGCACTTCCTTCCTCCTTTGCTTGCTGGGTGGATTTCTCGCGGACTCCTTCCTCGGCCGTTTTAAAACCATAGCTATTTTTTCAACCATTCAAGCTCTC GGAACTGGTGCCCTAGCGATAGCAACGAAGCTGCCAGAGCTGCGTCCACCAACATGTCACCACGGAGAAGCATGCATACCCGCCACTACCTTTCAGATGACAATTCTTTATATTTCACTTTACCTTATAGCCCTTGGAACAGGTGGCCTTAAGTCTAGTATCTCCGGATTCGGGTCTGACCAGTTTGATGAAAAAGATCCTAAAGAAAAAGCTCAAATGGCTTTCTTCTTCAACAG atttttctttttcattagcATGGGGACGTTGATGGCTGTGACTGTTTTAGTTTACATGCAAGATGAAGTGGGAAGATCTTGGGCTTATGGAATCTGCACGGTGTCTATGGCTATAGCTATTGGGATTTTCTTGTTTGGGACTAAAAGCTACCGTTATAAGAAGAGCCAAGGAAGTCCTGTTGTGCAAATTTTTCAGGTTATAGCAGCTGCATTCAGAAAGAGGAAAATGGAACTACCTCAAAGCATTGTTTATCTTTATGAAGATAATCCTGAGGGCCTGAGAATTGAACATACTGATCAGTTTCA CTTGTTGGACAAGGCAGCCATAGTCACAGAAGGAGATTTCGAACAAACCCTAGATGGAGTCGCAATTCCAAACCCTTGGAAGCTAAGCTCAGTAACCAAAGTAGAGGAAGTGAAAATGATGGTTAGGCTTTTGCCTATTTGGGCAACAACTATCATTTTCTGGACAACATATGCCCAAATGATTACATTCTCGGTTGAGCAAGCTTCAACCATGAGACGTAACATTGGAAATTTCAAGATTCCAGCTGGTTCACTCACCGTGTTTTTCGTCGCGGCTATTCTCATAACTTTAGCTGTCTACGACCGTGCTATAATGCCTTTTTGGAAGAAATGGAAAGGAAAACCAG GTTTCTCTAGCCTACAAAGAATTGCTATTGGATTGGTCTTATCAACAGCCGGCATGGCAGCTGCAGCTCTAGTTGAGCAAAAGCGTCTATCCGTTGCGAAATCTAGTACACAAAAAACATTACCCATAAGTGTATTCTTACTTGTTCCACAATTCTTCTTAGTTGGAGCTGGGGAAGCCTTTATCTACACTGGCCAACTTGATTTCTTCATAACCCAATCGCCTAAGGGAATGAAAACAATGAGCACTGGACTTTTCTTGACCACTTTATCACTAGGCTTCTTTGTCAGCAGTTTCTTGGTCTCAGTCATCAAGAAGGTCACTTCAACTTCTACGGATGGAGGATGGCTGGCTGATAACATCAACCACGGCCGACTCGACTACTTTTATTGGCTGTTAGTCATTCTTAGTGGAATAAACTTCGGTGTCTATTTCATTTGTGCCTTGTGGTTTAAGCCAACGAAGGGTAAAGACTCGGCAGAGAAGGATAATGGGAAGGGATTCTCTGCTGAAGACTGCTAA
- the LOC104787068 gene encoding protein NRT1/ PTR FAMILY 6.2 isoform X2, whose protein sequence is MESKGSWTVADAVDYSGRPADKSKTGGWITAALILGIEVVERLSTMGIAVNLVTYLMETMHLPSSTSANIVTDFMGTSFLLCLLGGFLADSFLGRFKTIAIFSTIQALGTGALAIATKLPELRPPTCHHGEACIPATTFQMTILYISLYLIALGTGGLKSSISGFGSDQFDEKDPKEKAQMAFFFNRFFFFISMGTLMAVTVLVYMQDEVGRSWAYGICTVSMAIAIGIFLFGTKSYRYKKSQGSPVVQIFQVIAAAFRKRKMELPQSIVYLYEDNPEGLRIEHTDQFHLLDKAAIVTEGDFEQTLDGVAIPNPWKLSSVTKVEEVKMMVRLLPIWATTIIFWTTYAQMITFSVEQASTMRRNIGNFKIPAGSLTVFFVAAILITLAVYDRAIMPFWKKWKGKPGFSSLQRIAIGLVLSTAGMAAAALVEQKRLSVAKSSTQKTLPISVFLLVPQFFLVGAGEAFIYTGQLDFFITQSPKGMKTMSTGLFLTTLSLGFFVSSFLVSVIKKVTSTSTDGGWLADNINHGRLDYFYWLLVILSGINFVVYFICALWFKPTKGKDSAEKDNGKGFSAEDC, encoded by the exons ATG GAGAGCAAAGGGAGTTGGACGGTAGCTGATGCCGTAGACTACAGCGGCCGACCAGCAGACAAATCCAAAACCGGTGGCTGGATCACTGCAGCTCTCATTCTTG GAATTGAGGTTGTGGAGAGGCTATCAACCATGGGAATAGCGGTGAATTTGGTAACATATTTGATGGAGACAATGCATCTCCCAAGTTCAACTTCTGCCAACATTGTCACTGACTTCATGGGCACTTCCTTCCTCCTTTGCTTGCTGGGTGGATTTCTCGCGGACTCCTTCCTCGGCCGTTTTAAAACCATAGCTATTTTTTCAACCATTCAAGCTCTC GGAACTGGTGCCCTAGCGATAGCAACGAAGCTGCCAGAGCTGCGTCCACCAACATGTCACCACGGAGAAGCATGCATACCCGCCACTACCTTTCAGATGACAATTCTTTATATTTCACTTTACCTTATAGCCCTTGGAACAGGTGGCCTTAAGTCTAGTATCTCCGGATTCGGGTCTGACCAGTTTGATGAAAAAGATCCTAAAGAAAAAGCTCAAATGGCTTTCTTCTTCAACAG atttttctttttcattagcATGGGGACGTTGATGGCTGTGACTGTTTTAGTTTACATGCAAGATGAAGTGGGAAGATCTTGGGCTTATGGAATCTGCACGGTGTCTATGGCTATAGCTATTGGGATTTTCTTGTTTGGGACTAAAAGCTACCGTTATAAGAAGAGCCAAGGAAGTCCTGTTGTGCAAATTTTTCAGGTTATAGCAGCTGCATTCAGAAAGAGGAAAATGGAACTACCTCAAAGCATTGTTTATCTTTATGAAGATAATCCTGAGGGCCTGAGAATTGAACATACTGATCAGTTTCA CTTGTTGGACAAGGCAGCCATAGTCACAGAAGGAGATTTCGAACAAACCCTAGATGGAGTCGCAATTCCAAACCCTTGGAAGCTAAGCTCAGTAACCAAAGTAGAGGAAGTGAAAATGATGGTTAGGCTTTTGCCTATTTGGGCAACAACTATCATTTTCTGGACAACATATGCCCAAATGATTACATTCTCGGTTGAGCAAGCTTCAACCATGAGACGTAACATTGGAAATTTCAAGATTCCAGCTGGTTCACTCACCGTGTTTTTCGTCGCGGCTATTCTCATAACTTTAGCTGTCTACGACCGTGCTATAATGCCTTTTTGGAAGAAATGGAAAGGAAAACCAG GTTTCTCTAGCCTACAAAGAATTGCTATTGGATTGGTCTTATCAACAGCCGGCATGGCAGCTGCAGCTCTAGTTGAGCAAAAGCGTCTATCCGTTGCGAAATCTAGTACACAAAAAACATTACCCATAA GTGTATTCTTACTTGTTCCACAATTCTTCTTAGTTGGAGCTGGGGAAGCCTTTATCTACACTGGCCAACTTGATTTCTTCATAACCCAATCGCCTAAGGGAATGAAAACAATGAGCACCGGACTTTTCTTGACCACTTTATCACTAGGCTTCTTTGTCAGCAGTTTCTTGGTCTCAGTCATCAAGAAGGTCACTTCAACTTCTACGGATGGAGGATGGCTGGCTGATAACATCAACCACGGCCGACTCGACTACTTTTATTGGCTGTTAGTCATTCTTAGTGGAATAAACTTCGTTGTCTATTTCATTTGTGCCTTGTGGTTTAAGCCAACGAAGGGTAAAGACTCGGCAGAGAAGGATAATGGGAAGGGATTCTCTGCTGAAGACTGCTAA
- the LOC104787068 gene encoding protein NRT1/ PTR FAMILY 6.2 isoform X3 — MESKGSWTVADAVDYSGRPADKSKTGGWITAALILGIEVVERLSTMGIAVNLVTYLMETMHLPSSTSANIVTDFMGTSFLLCLLGGFLADSFLGRFKTIAIFSTIQALGTGALAIATKLPELRPPTCHHGEACIPATTFQMTILYISLYLIALGTGGLKSSISGFGSDQFDEKDPKEKAQMAFFFNRFFFFISMGTLMAVTVLVYMQDEVGRSWAYGICTVSMAIAIGIFLFGTKSYRYKKSQGSPVVQIFQVIAAAFRKRKMELPQSIVYLYEDNPEGLRIEHTDQFHLLDKAAIVTEGDFEQTLDGVAIPNPWKLSSVTKVEEVKMMVRLLPIWATTIIFWTTYAQMITFSVEQASTMRRNIGNFKIPAGSLTVFFVAAILITLAVYDRAIMPFWKKWKGKPGFSSLQRIAIGLVLSTAGMAAAALVEQKRLDVAKSSTQKTLPISVFLLVPQFFLVGAGEAFIYTGQLDFFITQSPKGMKTMSTGLFLTTLSLGFFVSSFLVSVIKKVTSTSTDGGWLADNINHGRLDYFYWLLVILSGINFVVYFICALWFKPTKGKDSAEKDNGKGFSAEDC; from the exons ATG GAGAGCAAAGGGAGTTGGACGGTAGCTGATGCCGTAGACTACAGCGGCCGACCAGCAGACAAATCCAAAACCGGTGGCTGGATCACTGCAGCTCTCATTCTTG GAATTGAGGTTGTGGAGAGGCTATCAACCATGGGAATAGCGGTGAATTTGGTAACATATTTGATGGAGACAATGCATCTCCCAAGTTCAACTTCTGCCAACATTGTCACTGACTTCATGGGCACTTCCTTCCTCCTTTGCTTGCTGGGTGGATTTCTCGCGGACTCCTTCCTCGGCCGTTTTAAAACCATAGCTATTTTTTCAACCATTCAAGCTCTC GGAACTGGTGCCCTAGCGATAGCAACGAAGCTGCCAGAGCTGCGTCCACCAACATGTCACCACGGAGAAGCATGCATACCCGCCACTACCTTTCAGATGACAATTCTTTATATTTCACTTTACCTTATAGCCCTTGGAACAGGTGGCCTTAAGTCTAGTATCTCCGGATTCGGGTCTGACCAGTTTGATGAAAAAGATCCTAAAGAAAAAGCTCAAATGGCTTTCTTCTTCAACAG atttttctttttcattagcATGGGGACGTTGATGGCTGTGACTGTTTTAGTTTACATGCAAGATGAAGTGGGAAGATCTTGGGCTTATGGAATCTGCACGGTGTCTATGGCTATAGCTATTGGGATTTTCTTGTTTGGGACTAAAAGCTACCGTTATAAGAAGAGCCAAGGAAGTCCTGTTGTGCAAATTTTTCAGGTTATAGCAGCTGCATTCAGAAAGAGGAAAATGGAACTACCTCAAAGCATTGTTTATCTTTATGAAGATAATCCTGAGGGCCTGAGAATTGAACATACTGATCAGTTTCA CTTGTTGGACAAGGCAGCCATAGTCACAGAAGGAGATTTCGAACAAACCCTAGATGGAGTCGCAATTCCAAACCCTTGGAAGCTAAGCTCAGTAACCAAAGTAGAGGAAGTGAAAATGATGGTTAGGCTTTTGCCTATTTGGGCAACAACTATCATTTTCTGGACAACATATGCCCAAATGATTACATTCTCGGTTGAGCAAGCTTCAACCATGAGACGTAACATTGGAAATTTCAAGATTCCAGCTGGTTCACTCACCGTGTTTTTCGTCGCGGCTATTCTCATAACTTTAGCTGTCTACGACCGTGCTATAATGCCTTTTTGGAAGAAATGGAAAGGAAAACCAG GTTTCTCTAGCCTACAAAGAATTGCTATTGGATTGGTCTTATCAACAGCCGGCATGGCAGCTGCAGCTCTAGTTGAGCAAAAGCGTCTA GACGTTGCGAAATCTAGTACACAAAAAACATTGCCCATAAGTGTATTCTTACTTGTTCCACAATTCTTCTTAGTTGGAGCTGGGGAAGCCTTTATCTACACTGGCCAACTTGATTTCTTCATAACCCAATCGCCTAAGGGAATGAAAACAATGAGCACCGGACTTTTCTTGACCACTTTATCACTAGGCTTCTTTGTCAGCAGTTTCTTGGTCTCAGTCATCAAGAAGGTCACTTCAACTTCTACGGATGGAGGATGGCTGGCTGATAACATCAACCACGGCCGACTCGACTACTTTTATTGGCTGTTAGTCATTCTTAGTGGAATAAACTTCGTTGTCTATTTCATTTGTGCCTTGTGGTTTAAGCCAACGAAGGGTAAAGACTCGGCAGAGAAGGATAATGGGAAGGGATTCTCTGCTGAAGACTGCTAA